One stretch of Pseudomonas azotoformans DNA includes these proteins:
- the pbpC gene encoding peptidoglycan glycosyltransferase PbpC (penicillin-binding protein 1C) — MSLRLVARWTLAILLLVIALLWLADRIWPLPLPKDDLARVVLAEDGTPLWRFADADGVWRYPVQTREVSPYYLDALLTYEDRWFYQHPGVNPLALVRATWQNLTGARVVSGGSTLSMQVARLLDPHSRTFHGKLRQLWRTAQLEWHLSKEEILNLYLNRAPFGGTLQGVAAASWAYLGKSPSQLTHAEAALLAVLPQAPSRLRPDRHPQRAQDARDKVLRRLAEFQVWPQAAVDEALEEPLLLAPRLEPSLAPLLARRLNRPDSPPLIRTTLDATLQRRLEDLLLGWRARLPEHTSAAILVVEEETMAVRAYLGSVDINDAKRFGHVDMISALRSPGSTLKPFLYGMALDEGLIHSESLLQDVPRRYGDYRPGNFSMGFTGAVPASTALSSSLNLPAVQLLEAYGPKRFAAEMRIGGVPLALPALAEPNLALILGGAGSRLEDLVSGYSAFARDGKSATLRLQPDDTLRERPLLSPGAAWIVRRILSGQARPDRDPRAELVQRPVLAWKTGTSYGFRDAWAIGVGPRYLIGVWIGRPDGTPVPGQFGLASAAPLMLQVHDVLTNRDSQRGISAPVKPVPANVGVAAICWPLGQPMSRSDPNCRRQRFAWTLDNTTPPTLQALDQPLSVGLMESVWVNAKGLRVDAHCPGAEPRSIALWPAPLEPWLPRVERREARIPAADPDCPPPALAASSPLSIVGVREGDQLRLPAASQQALRLKLSALGGSGRRWWFLNGAPLGDSANQDFINASFEQLGRYQLSVLDEAGQTARVEFSVVD; from the coding sequence TTGAGTTTGCGTTTAGTTGCCCGCTGGACCCTGGCCATCCTCTTGTTGGTGATCGCCCTGCTGTGGCTGGCTGACCGCATCTGGCCGTTGCCGCTGCCCAAGGATGACTTGGCGCGGGTGGTGCTGGCTGAGGATGGCACGCCCTTGTGGCGGTTTGCCGATGCCGACGGTGTGTGGCGCTACCCCGTGCAGACCCGCGAGGTGTCGCCGTATTACCTGGATGCGCTGCTCACCTATGAGGACCGTTGGTTCTACCAGCACCCCGGAGTGAACCCGCTGGCGCTGGTGCGGGCGACATGGCAGAACCTGACCGGTGCGCGGGTGGTGTCGGGCGGCAGCACCTTGTCGATGCAGGTGGCGCGCTTGCTGGACCCGCATTCGCGCACCTTTCACGGCAAATTGCGTCAGTTGTGGCGCACCGCGCAGCTGGAATGGCACCTGTCCAAGGAAGAAATCCTCAACCTCTACCTGAACCGCGCCCCGTTTGGCGGTACGTTGCAGGGCGTGGCTGCCGCCAGTTGGGCGTACTTGGGCAAGTCGCCGTCACAGCTGACCCACGCCGAAGCCGCCTTGCTCGCCGTGCTGCCCCAGGCGCCCAGCCGCTTGCGCCCGGACCGCCACCCCCAACGCGCGCAGGACGCCCGTGACAAAGTGCTGCGCCGCCTCGCCGAATTCCAGGTGTGGCCGCAAGCTGCCGTCGATGAGGCCCTGGAAGAGCCGCTCTTGCTCGCCCCACGCCTGGAACCGAGCCTGGCGCCCTTGCTCGCACGGCGCCTGAACCGGCCGGACAGCCCGCCGCTGATCCGCACCACCCTGGACGCGACCCTGCAACGTCGCCTTGAAGACCTGCTGTTGGGCTGGCGCGCACGTTTGCCGGAGCATACCTCCGCCGCGATCCTGGTGGTGGAAGAGGAAACCATGGCCGTGCGGGCCTACCTCGGTTCTGTGGATATCAACGACGCCAAGCGCTTTGGCCATGTGGACATGATCAGCGCCCTGCGTTCGCCGGGCTCCACCTTGAAGCCCTTCCTTTATGGGATGGCGCTGGATGAGGGGCTGATCCACTCCGAATCCCTGCTGCAGGATGTGCCCCGGCGGTATGGCGATTACCGGCCGGGCAACTTCTCCATGGGCTTTACCGGTGCAGTGCCGGCGAGTACGGCGCTGTCCAGCTCGCTCAACCTCCCAGCCGTGCAGTTGCTGGAAGCCTACGGGCCGAAGCGCTTCGCCGCCGAAATGCGCATCGGCGGCGTGCCGTTGGCATTGCCGGCGCTGGCCGAGCCGAACCTGGCGCTGATCCTGGGCGGTGCGGGCAGCCGCCTGGAAGACCTGGTGAGTGGCTACAGCGCCTTCGCCCGAGATGGCAAAAGCGCCACCCTTCGCTTGCAGCCGGACGATACGCTCAGGGAACGGCCACTCCTGTCGCCAGGGGCCGCCTGGATTGTGCGACGTATCCTCAGCGGCCAGGCACGGCCGGACCGCGACCCGCGTGCCGAATTGGTGCAGCGTCCTGTATTGGCCTGGAAAACCGGCACCAGCTACGGCTTTCGCGATGCCTGGGCGATCGGTGTGGGGCCGCGTTACTTGATCGGCGTGTGGATCGGCCGCCCGGACGGCACGCCGGTGCCGGGCCAGTTCGGCCTGGCCTCCGCCGCACCGTTGATGTTGCAGGTGCACGACGTACTGACCAACCGTGACAGCCAGCGCGGTATCAGCGCGCCGGTCAAACCGGTGCCGGCGAATGTCGGCGTAGCGGCGATCTGTTGGCCATTGGGCCAGCCGATGAGCCGCAGCGATCCCAACTGCCGCCGCCAGCGCTTTGCCTGGACCCTGGACAACACCACACCACCCACTTTGCAGGCGTTGGACCAACCGTTGAGCGTGGGTTTGATGGAAAGCGTGTGGGTCAATGCCAAGGGCTTGCGGGTGGACGCCCATTGCCCCGGCGCCGAGCCCAGGAGCATCGCCCTGTGGCCCGCGCCCCTGGAGCCTTGGCTGCCCAGGGTCGAACGCCGCGAAGCGCGCATTCCCGCGGCCGACCCTGATTGCCCGCCACCGGCGCTGGCCGCGTCGTCACCTTTATCCATCGTTGGCGTACGTGAAGGTGACCAACTGCGCCTGCCCGCTGCCAGCCAACAGGCGCTGCGCCTGAAACTTTCCGCGTTGGGCGGTAGTGGCCGGCGCTGGTGGTTCCTCAATGGCGCGCCGTTGGGGGACAGCGCCAACCAGGACTTTATCAACGCCAGTTTCGAACAACTGGGGCGCTATCAACTCAGTGTCCTTGACGAAGCTGGGCAGACGGCGCGTGTCGAGTTCAGCGTCGTTGATTAG
- a CDS encoding MazG-like family protein, producing MNLEHLTERLHRIRDTNHWKQFHSPKNLAMAASVEMAELVEIFQWLTEDQSRQLPADKLAHAGQEVGDIVLYLLLLCSELGLDMNEVVRAKLADSERRFAHE from the coding sequence ATGAACCTCGAACACCTCACCGAACGCCTGCACCGCATCCGCGATACCAACCACTGGAAGCAGTTCCACAGCCCGAAAAACCTGGCCATGGCCGCCAGCGTGGAAATGGCCGAGCTGGTGGAGATCTTCCAATGGTTGACCGAAGACCAGTCGCGCCAGCTGCCGGCCGACAAACTCGCCCATGCCGGGCAGGAAGTCGGCGATATCGTGCTGTACCTGCTGTTGCTGTGCAGTGAGCTGGGCCTGGACATGAACGAAGTGGTGCGCGCCAAACTGGCCGACAGCGAACGGCGGTTTGCCCATGAGTGA
- a CDS encoding alpha-2-macroglobulin family protein translates to MFNKGLFLACALALLSACDSSDKPAAPTAPAAATVAPQPAKAAVDVAALKQRYAGRELSVVDVSEVQLDGASTLSVSFSIPLDPDQKFADKLHLVDSKSGKVDGAWEISDNLMELRLRHLEPQRKLVLTVDAGVKAVNGNTLAAEYSARLETRDLQATVGFASRGTLLPTRLAEGLPVIALNVDKIDVEFFRIKPESLPTFLAQWGRNTSLQSYESRELLPLADLVYGGRFDLNPARNTRETLLLPIAGLKQLQQPGVYLAVMRASGTYNYSQPATLFTLSDIGLSVHRYANRLDVFTQALEGGKALDGVDLEVLDAEGRVVGQGKTEKGGHAELPLPKKAQVLLAKLGEQTSMLRLDSAALDLAEFDIGGQPSHPLQFFVFGPRDLYRPGETVLLNALLRDKDGNAVKPQPVSVEVRRPDEQVSRKFVWDADASGLYQYQLQLAGEAPTGRWQLVFDLGDGKPQLYEFLVEDFLPERLALELKGSDTALSPADNPVIQVNGRYLYGAPASGNRVSGQIYVRPLREAVKSLPGYQFGSVTEEELSQDFELDESVLDAKGQEALTLESKWAEAKSPLQLIVQASLHESGGRPITRRLVQPIWPAGQLPGLRGLFDGKETNGDGPAEFEVLLANQDGQKLAAPNLKVRLVRERRDYYWNYSESDGWSYHFNEKFLNLDEQTLSIKAGDTAKVSFQVEWGPYRVEVEDPQTGLVSSLRFWAGYQAQDNTEGGAVRPDQVKLALDKPAYGDGDTANITVTPPAAGKGYLLVESAEGPLWWQEIDVPAEGKSFAVKLDPKWSRHDLYVSALVIRPGERKANITPKRAVGLLHLPLDRTQRKLGVTLTAPEKMRPKQPLTVKVTAKNADGSVPKQVHVLVAAVDVGILNITEYPTPDPYSSLFGRKAYGVDQFDIYGQLIEAGQGRLASLAFGGDAALAKGGKRPDTSVTIVALQSAPVTLNEQGEGEVSVNIPDFNGELRLMAQAWTDDRYGMAEAKTVIAAPLIAELSAPRFLAGGDQTTLALDLSNLSGQAQKLDVQLSAEGQLELLNAGAQTVELKQGQRTTLRIPVKAWGGLGQGKVKVTVNGLDLPGENLPPFTREWTLGVRPAYPALLKHYRAVLKDQPWSLPAGTLDQFDSSGRQALLSLSSRPPLNLGAQISALKAYPYGCLEQTASGLYPSLYADDALLKRLSIKGESDSERKRKIELGIERLLGMQRYNGSFGLWGADGEEEYWLTAYVTDFLLRARDQGFAVPPQALKKASERLLRYVQERNLIDVDYSDNADHTRFAVQAYAGMVLARSQQAPLGALRSIFERRSDARSGLPLVQLAIALQNMGDQPRADQALLAGLAAQRNANEWLADYGSPLRDQAMILALLEENDLANGKREERLFTLSDQLAASPYLSTQERNSLFLAGRLGFAKPEANWQVSLTGSGGVQALSNQHSTLELEGKLLSSDLTLSNQGDAPVYQQLTISGYPQVPPAAGGDNLSIRREYLGMNGQPLNLRNLNSGELVLVHLAVSAKQRLPDALVVDLLPAGLELENQNLAQSAASLENASSQVKEWRESMQNASLKHQEFRDDRYVAAINLEGSGTTHLLYLARAVTPGTYRVPPPQVESMYRPNWQAVGETPADLVIKGR, encoded by the coding sequence ATGTTTAACAAAGGATTGTTCCTGGCCTGTGCGCTGGCCCTGCTGAGCGCCTGCGATTCTTCCGATAAACCGGCTGCCCCGACCGCTCCAGCAGCGGCGACGGTTGCACCCCAGCCGGCCAAGGCGGCGGTGGACGTGGCGGCGCTGAAGCAGCGCTACGCTGGGCGTGAGTTGAGTGTGGTGGACGTGTCCGAAGTGCAGCTCGATGGAGCCAGCACCCTGTCCGTGAGCTTTTCCATTCCACTGGACCCCGATCAGAAATTCGCCGACAAACTCCACTTGGTGGACAGCAAGTCCGGCAAGGTCGACGGTGCCTGGGAAATCTCCGATAACCTGATGGAACTGCGCCTGCGCCACCTGGAGCCGCAGCGCAAATTGGTGCTCACCGTCGATGCCGGGGTGAAGGCAGTCAACGGCAATACACTCGCCGCCGAGTACAGCGCCCGCCTGGAAACCCGCGACCTGCAAGCCACCGTCGGCTTCGCCAGCCGTGGCACTTTGCTGCCGACGCGTTTGGCCGAAGGCCTGCCGGTGATCGCGCTGAACGTCGACAAGATCGACGTCGAATTCTTCCGCATCAAGCCCGAATCCTTGCCGACCTTCCTCGCGCAGTGGGGGCGCAACACGAGCTTGCAGAGTTATGAATCCCGCGAACTGCTGCCGCTGGCCGACCTGGTCTACGGCGGTCGCTTCGACCTGAACCCGGCGCGCAACACCCGCGAAACCCTGTTGCTGCCGATCGCCGGCCTCAAGCAGTTGCAGCAGCCGGGTGTGTACCTGGCGGTAATGCGCGCCTCGGGCACCTACAACTATTCCCAACCGGCCACGCTGTTCACCTTGAGTGATATCGGCCTGTCGGTGCACCGCTACGCCAATCGCCTGGATGTGTTCACCCAAGCGCTGGAAGGTGGCAAGGCGCTGGACGGCGTCGACCTCGAGGTGCTCGACGCCGAGGGTCGTGTGGTCGGCCAAGGCAAGACCGAGAAGGGCGGCCACGCCGAGTTGCCGTTGCCGAAAAAGGCCCAGGTGTTGCTGGCCAAGCTGGGTGAACAGACCAGCATGCTGCGTCTGGACAGCGCCGCATTGGACCTGGCCGAGTTCGACATCGGCGGCCAGCCGTCCCATCCCTTGCAGTTCTTCGTGTTCGGCCCGCGTGACCTGTACCGCCCCGGTGAAACCGTGCTGCTCAACGCCCTGCTACGGGACAAGGATGGCAATGCCGTCAAGCCGCAGCCGGTGAGCGTCGAAGTACGTCGCCCGGATGAACAGGTGAGCCGCAAATTCGTGTGGGATGCCGACGCCTCCGGCCTCTATCAATATCAACTGCAATTGGCCGGCGAAGCGCCAACCGGGCGCTGGCAGCTGGTGTTCGACCTGGGGGACGGCAAGCCGCAACTGTATGAGTTCCTGGTCGAAGACTTCCTGCCCGAGCGCCTGGCGCTGGAACTCAAGGGCAGCGATACCGCACTGAGCCCGGCGGATAACCCGGTGATTCAGGTCAATGGCCGTTACCTGTATGGCGCGCCGGCATCGGGCAACCGCGTCAGCGGGCAGATTTACGTGCGGCCGTTGCGCGAAGCGGTCAAGTCGCTGCCGGGCTATCAGTTCGGCTCCGTCACCGAAGAAGAACTGAGCCAGGATTTCGAACTGGACGAAAGCGTGCTCGACGCCAAGGGCCAGGAAGCGTTGACCCTGGAAAGCAAATGGGCCGAGGCCAAGTCGCCGCTGCAACTGATCGTGCAGGCCAGCCTGCACGAGTCGGGCGGGCGACCGATTACCCGGCGCCTGGTGCAACCGATCTGGCCGGCCGGACAATTGCCGGGCCTGCGCGGGTTGTTTGACGGCAAGGAAACCAATGGCGATGGCCCGGCGGAATTCGAAGTGCTGCTGGCCAACCAGGACGGGCAGAAGCTCGCCGCGCCAAACCTCAAGGTGCGCCTGGTGCGCGAGCGCCGTGATTACTACTGGAACTACTCCGAGAGCGATGGCTGGAGCTACCACTTCAACGAGAAATTCCTCAACCTCGACGAACAGACCCTGAGCATCAAGGCCGGCGACACGGCCAAGGTCAGCTTCCAGGTGGAGTGGGGCCCGTACCGCGTCGAGGTGGAAGACCCGCAGACCGGCCTGGTCAGCAGCCTGCGCTTCTGGGCCGGCTACCAGGCCCAGGACAACACCGAAGGCGGCGCCGTACGCCCCGACCAGGTCAAGCTGGCGCTGGACAAACCGGCGTATGGCGACGGCGATACCGCCAACATCACCGTTACTCCACCCGCTGCCGGTAAAGGCTATTTGCTGGTGGAGTCCGCCGAAGGGCCGCTGTGGTGGCAGGAAATCGATGTGCCGGCCGAGGGCAAAAGCTTCGCCGTGAAACTCGACCCGAAATGGTCGCGCCATGACCTGTACGTCAGTGCCCTGGTGATTCGCCCGGGCGAGCGCAAAGCCAACATCACACCCAAGCGTGCCGTGGGCCTGCTGCACCTGCCGCTGGATCGCACCCAGCGCAAACTCGGCGTGACCCTCACCGCGCCGGAAAAAATGCGCCCCAAACAGCCGCTGACGGTGAAAGTCACCGCCAAAAATGCCGATGGCAGTGTGCCGAAACAGGTGCATGTGCTGGTGGCAGCGGTGGACGTGGGCATCTTGAACATTACCGAATACCCGACGCCGGACCCGTACTCCAGCCTGTTCGGCCGCAAGGCTTATGGGGTGGACCAGTTCGATATCTACGGCCAGTTGATCGAAGCCGGGCAGGGGCGTTTGGCCAGCCTGGCATTCGGCGGCGACGCGGCGTTGGCCAAGGGTGGCAAGCGCCCGGATACCAGCGTGACCATCGTCGCCCTGCAAAGCGCGCCGGTGACCCTGAATGAGCAGGGCGAGGGCGAAGTCAGCGTCAACATCCCTGACTTCAACGGCGAACTGCGCCTGATGGCCCAGGCCTGGACCGACGACCGCTATGGCATGGCCGAAGCCAAGACGGTGATCGCCGCGCCGTTGATTGCCGAGCTGTCGGCGCCGCGCTTCCTGGCCGGTGGTGACCAGACCACGTTGGCGCTGGACCTGTCCAACCTGTCGGGCCAGGCGCAGAAGCTGGATGTGCAACTGAGCGCCGAAGGGCAGTTGGAGTTGCTCAACGCTGGCGCGCAGACCGTCGAGTTGAAACAAGGCCAGCGCACCACCCTGCGCATCCCGGTGAAAGCCTGGGGCGGTTTGGGCCAGGGCAAGGTCAAGGTCACCGTGAACGGGCTGGACCTGCCGGGTGAAAACCTGCCGCCGTTCACCCGTGAGTGGACGTTGGGCGTGCGCCCCGCGTACCCGGCACTGCTCAAGCATTACCGCGCGGTGCTCAAGGATCAGCCGTGGAGCCTGCCGGCGGGCACGCTGGATCAGTTCGACTCATCAGGGCGCCAGGCGCTGTTGAGCCTGTCGAGCCGGCCGCCGCTGAACCTGGGTGCACAGATCAGCGCACTCAAGGCCTACCCCTATGGTTGCCTGGAACAGACCGCGAGCGGCCTGTACCCGTCGCTGTATGCCGACGATGCGCTGCTCAAGCGCCTGTCGATCAAGGGCGAGTCGGACAGCGAACGTAAACGCAAGATCGAGCTGGGCATCGAACGCCTGCTGGGTATGCAGCGCTACAACGGCAGCTTTGGCCTGTGGGGCGCCGACGGCGAAGAAGAATACTGGCTGACGGCCTACGTCACCGACTTCCTGCTGCGTGCCCGCGACCAGGGCTTTGCCGTACCGCCGCAAGCCTTGAAGAAGGCCAGCGAGCGCCTGCTGCGTTATGTGCAGGAACGCAACCTGATCGACGTCGACTACAGCGATAACGCCGACCACACGCGCTTCGCCGTACAGGCCTACGCTGGCATGGTGCTGGCGCGCAGTCAGCAGGCGCCATTGGGGGCGCTGCGCAGTATTTTCGAACGACGCAGCGATGCGCGCTCCGGTTTGCCGCTGGTGCAGTTGGCTATCGCGCTGCAGAACATGGGCGACCAGCCGCGTGCGGACCAGGCCTTGCTCGCTGGGCTGGCGGCGCAGCGTAACGCCAACGAGTGGCTGGCCGACTACGGCAGCCCGCTGCGGGACCAGGCAATGATCCTGGCCCTGTTGGAAGAGAACGACCTGGCCAATGGCAAGCGTGAGGAGCGCTTGTTTACCCTGTCGGATCAGTTGGCGGCCAGCCCGTACCTGTCGACCCAGGAGCGCAACTCGCTGTTCCTGGCCGGGCGCCTCGGGTTTGCCAAGCCAGAGGCGAACTGGCAGGTGTCGCTGACCGGCAGTGGCGGCGTGCAGGCATTGAGCAACCAACACTCGACGCTGGAACTGGAGGGCAAGCTGCTGTCCAGCGATCTGACCTTGAGCAATCAGGGCGACGCACCGGTGTACCAGCAACTGACGATCTCGGGTTATCCACAGGTGCCACCGGCAGCCGGTGGCGACAACCTGAGCATCCGCCGCGAATACCTGGGCATGAACGGCCAGCCACTGAACCTGCGCAACCTCAACAGCGGTGAGCTGGTACTGGTGCATCTGGCGGTCAGCGCCAAGCAACGTTTACCGGATGCCCTGGTGGTGGACCTGCTGCCGGCCGGCCTGGAACTGGAAAACCAGAACCTGGCGCAAAGCGCCGCCAGCCTGGAAAACGCCAGCAGCCAGGTGAAGGAGTGGCGGGAGTCGATGCAGAACGCCTCGCTCAAGCACCAGGAGTTCCGTGATGACCGCTATGTGGCGGCGATCAACCTGGAAGGTTCCGGCACCACGCACCTGCTGTACCTGGCGCGTGCCGTGACGCCGGGCACTTATCGCGTGCCGCCGCCGCAGGTGGAGTCGATGTACCGGCCGAACTGGCAGGCGGTGGGGGAGACGCCGGCGGATCTGGTGATCAAGGGGCGCTGA
- a CDS encoding methyltransferase domain-containing protein, whose product MSDRHFDQLATRFAEKIYGGAKGAIRLAVLQADLTEALPKRPLRVLDIGAGLGHMSLWLAEQGHQVTLAEPAEPMLEGARQRFAEAGQTATFIHAPWQDLLGQLTEPYDLVLCHAVLEWLAEPHAILPVLHQLTAPGGWLSLAFYNRDALIYRNLLKGHFRKMRKNDMAGEKQSLTPQQPLDPRELAAQLEGLWQVESQSGVRVFHDYMPVEFQARADLQDLVEMELAHRRHPSFAGLGRYLHWICRPV is encoded by the coding sequence ATGAGTGACCGTCATTTCGACCAGTTGGCCACGCGCTTCGCCGAGAAAATCTACGGCGGTGCCAAAGGCGCGATCCGCCTGGCCGTGCTCCAGGCCGACCTTACCGAAGCCCTGCCAAAGCGTCCGCTGCGTGTGCTGGATATTGGCGCGGGCCTGGGCCATATGTCGCTGTGGCTGGCCGAACAAGGCCACCAGGTGACCCTGGCCGAACCGGCCGAACCGATGCTCGAAGGCGCCCGCCAACGTTTCGCCGAGGCGGGGCAGACCGCGACGTTTATCCATGCGCCCTGGCAAGACCTGCTCGGCCAGCTCACCGAACCCTACGACCTGGTGCTGTGCCACGCGGTGCTGGAATGGCTCGCTGAACCCCATGCAATCCTGCCGGTGCTGCACCAGCTCACGGCGCCGGGTGGGTGGTTGTCCCTGGCGTTCTACAACCGTGATGCGCTGATCTATCGCAACCTGCTCAAAGGCCATTTCCGCAAAATGCGCAAGAATGACATGGCCGGCGAAAAGCAGAGTCTCACGCCGCAACAACCGCTTGATCCGCGTGAATTGGCGGCGCAACTCGAAGGCCTTTGGCAGGTCGAAAGCCAAAGTGGCGTGCGGGTGTTCCACGACTATATGCCGGTGGAATTCCAGGCCCGTGCGGATTTGCAGGATCTTGTAGAGATGGAACTCGCTCACCGTCGTCACCCAAGCTTTGCCGGACTTGGGCGTTATTTGCACTGGATCTGCCGTCCGGTTTAA
- a CDS encoding alpha/beta hydrolase codes for MVFAACLAACSPIKVLNALTPSSTFTKTAAIAYGADPRQKLDIYRPAPAIANAPVVVFFYGGSWNSGSRDDYGFVGEALASRGIVVVIADYRLYPQVRYPAFLQDGAQAVAWTYHHIADYGADPKRLYVMGHSSGAYNASMLALDARWLNAVGLSPAIFKGWIGLAGPYDFLPIENKDVRPVFFFPDSPPESQPINHVSADAPPSLVMASTDDNLVNPTRNTGGLADKLRAAGVPVEAFYFSRTNHQTLVASLSRPLRWLAPVLDKVTAFIQATGPVGSSARQSPTK; via the coding sequence ATGGTATTCGCCGCATGTCTTGCGGCCTGCTCCCCCATCAAAGTCCTCAACGCGCTCACACCTTCCAGCACCTTCACCAAGACTGCGGCCATCGCCTACGGCGCTGATCCCCGCCAGAAACTCGATATCTACCGTCCCGCTCCCGCCATAGCCAACGCGCCCGTCGTTGTGTTTTTCTACGGCGGCAGTTGGAACAGCGGCTCCAGGGACGACTACGGTTTCGTCGGCGAAGCCCTGGCGTCACGCGGCATTGTCGTGGTGATTGCCGACTACCGGCTTTATCCCCAAGTGCGTTACCCCGCGTTTCTCCAGGATGGTGCTCAAGCGGTGGCCTGGACCTATCACCATATCGCCGACTATGGCGCAGACCCCAAGCGACTCTATGTGATGGGCCACAGCTCCGGTGCCTATAACGCGTCGATGTTGGCGCTGGATGCGCGCTGGTTGAATGCGGTGGGCTTATCGCCTGCCATTTTCAAAGGCTGGATCGGTCTGGCCGGGCCGTATGATTTTCTGCCCATTGAAAACAAGGACGTACGGCCGGTGTTCTTCTTCCCTGACTCGCCGCCCGAGTCTCAGCCGATCAACCACGTCAGTGCCGATGCGCCGCCAAGCCTGGTGATGGCCTCAACGGATGACAATCTGGTCAACCCAACGCGCAATACTGGCGGCTTGGCTGATAAGTTGCGCGCGGCCGGCGTGCCGGTAGAAGCGTTTTACTTCTCCAGGACCAACCACCAGACGCTGGTGGCCTCCCTGTCCAGGCCTTTACGGTGGTTGGCGCCGGTGCTGGATAAGGTCACGGCGTTTATCCAAGCCACTGGTCCTGTCGGTTCAAGCGCCAGGCAATCGCCCACAAAGTAA
- a CDS encoding MATE family efflux transporter, whose amino-acid sequence MPTLLTDWRHRPTHRRVWALAAPMILSNISVPLVALVDSMVIGHLPHAHQLGAVAVGASLYTFLAWAMGFLRMGSTGFAAQAAGRNDGAALRQILLQGLLLALGLAMLLGTLGIPLSHLALEWMQPSPELNQLTQAFFHTRLFGLPAALASYALVGWFLGTQNARAPLAILLTTNLVNIALNLWFVLGLDWGVVGSARASVIAEWTGALLGLAMTQKALRAYPGHIAWAALKLWESWRPLLAVNRDIFIRSLALQSVFFMITVQGARLGDATVAANALLLNGLLLTAHALDGLAHAVEALCGHAIGAHDRQALRRSLVVACGWSLIASVGFALLFTFAGHLFIAMQTDIPSVRETADIYLPYLAVLPLIAVWSYLLDGLFIGATRAREMRNGMLLTVVILLPFAWALQGFGNHGLWISFLLFMALRSLTLWAIAWRLNRQDQWLG is encoded by the coding sequence ATGCCCACCCTACTCACCGACTGGCGCCACCGCCCCACCCACCGCCGCGTCTGGGCCCTGGCCGCGCCGATGATCCTGTCGAATATCTCGGTGCCCCTCGTGGCCCTGGTCGACAGCATGGTCATCGGTCACCTGCCCCACGCTCATCAACTGGGCGCCGTGGCGGTCGGGGCCAGTCTGTATACCTTCCTGGCCTGGGCCATGGGTTTCCTGCGCATGGGCTCCACCGGTTTTGCCGCACAAGCTGCCGGGCGCAATGATGGGGCCGCGCTGCGACAAATCCTCCTGCAAGGCCTGCTGCTGGCGCTGGGCCTGGCAATGCTATTGGGCACGTTGGGCATACCGCTGAGCCATCTGGCGCTGGAATGGATGCAGCCCTCCCCGGAACTGAATCAACTGACCCAGGCGTTTTTCCACACCCGCCTGTTCGGCCTGCCTGCCGCCCTTGCCAGCTATGCACTGGTGGGCTGGTTCCTCGGCACGCAGAACGCCCGCGCGCCGTTGGCGATCCTGCTGACCACCAATCTGGTCAACATCGCCCTGAACCTGTGGTTTGTGCTGGGTCTGGACTGGGGCGTGGTCGGTTCGGCGCGGGCCTCCGTGATTGCCGAATGGACCGGCGCCTTGCTGGGCCTGGCGATGACGCAAAAAGCCCTGCGCGCCTACCCCGGCCATATCGCCTGGGCAGCACTGAAATTATGGGAGAGCTGGCGCCCGCTGCTGGCGGTGAACCGCGACATTTTCATCCGCAGCCTTGCACTGCAATCGGTGTTTTTCATGATTACGGTGCAAGGCGCACGTCTGGGCGATGCCACCGTGGCGGCCAATGCACTGCTGCTCAACGGCCTGTTGCTGACCGCACACGCCCTGGATGGATTGGCCCATGCAGTGGAGGCGCTTTGCGGCCACGCCATCGGCGCTCATGACCGCCAAGCATTGCGCCGTTCATTGGTGGTCGCCTGCGGTTGGTCACTGATCGCCAGCGTCGGCTTTGCCCTGTTGTTCACTTTCGCCGGCCATCTGTTTATTGCTATGCAGACCGATATCCCCAGCGTGCGCGAAACCGCCGATATCTACCTGCCCTACTTGGCCGTGTTGCCCTTGATTGCAGTGTGGAGCTACCTGCTGGACGGGCTGTTCATCGGCGCCACCCGTGCACGGGAAATGCGCAATGGCATGTTGCTGACCGTGGTGATCCTGCTGCCATTTGCCTGGGCATTGCAGGGGTTCGGCAACCACGGGTTATGGATCAGCTTCCTGCTGTTCATGGCCCTGCGCAGCCTTACTTTGTGGGCGATTGCCTGGCGCTTGAACCGACAGGACCAGTGGCTTGGATAA